In Granulicella mallensis MP5ACTX8, the sequence CATGGAGTCGAGCAGCCGCTGCGAACCTGATTCGGACCCGATCCAAATGCGGAAGCAGCCAAGCTCTGCGAGCAGATCCAGCATCTCTTCATTGAGCCGGTCGGCTCGCGATATGCACTCGAAGGGGATGTGTATATTGCGGCGACGCATCTCGCCTGCATATTTGCGGATCCAATCGTGATTGATCGTGAAGACGTCGTCCGAGATCCAGGCGATGTCCGGTGTGTACTCATGGAGGAGGAACTCAAGTTCGTCGACGACCTTGAGCGGATCGCGGCGGCGGTGAGTCTGGCCGTAAACCTGGTGGCTGCACCAGCGGCATTTATACGGGCAGCCACGCGCGGTGATGAAGTTGACCGAACCCTGTTGGTGATGGGTTCGCCAGGTATCGACATAGCGATGAAGATCGATGGCGTGACGCGCGGGCCACGGCTGTGCGTCAAGATCCGCGATCTGGGCTCGTGGCGGATTCTGATGGTAGTGCCCGGACTCATCGAGAAAGGCTACCCCGGCGATCTTGGATCTCCAGCCGGCGTCGGTCTGGTCTGCGCGTGCGCGCAGGGCGGTCAGCAACTCCTCCATGGTCGCCTCACCTTCGCCGAAGACCACGAATTCCGCGCCAGACTCCAGGTATTCCTGCGCATAGGCTCCAGGTTCCGGACCACCGACGACGACACGCCAGCCGGCTTCGCGCGCGACTGCCATGATCTCTACGGCGTTTGTCCGCGTCATCAGGTTGGCATAGATGCCGAGCACCGTTGGAGTCTCGGTGCGCAGGTGATGAATGAGGTCTGGCTTGCTGGAGAAGGTTGTGTCAAATACGTCGACGTCAAAACCCCGCGCGCGCAGATGGGAACATAGATAGAGAATCCCCAGTGGAGCATAGGGCTTCATGATCTGGATCTCTTTCGGATCATCGAAGAGAAAATAACCGTGGGTAAGCAGAAGGTCCGGCATCAAGCTCTCCTTTCTATGTTTGGCCATTGCTCGATGTTATATGCGAGTGTGTGAGCAGGACGCTGACCCGGTCAGCAGACATTGGCCGGCTCCTGTTTCGACGCGGGCGTAAGCACTGGCAACGGCTGCCCTGTGACAAGGGAACGGCGCCTGACTAAATACTCCGAGACATGCGAAAGCCACAACTCCCAAGGGAAAGAGAACTGGGAGGAGTCGAGCCGCCAGCGTATTGGCCGGCTAACGAGGCGGGCGATACGCTTCTGTATATTGCTTACTCCAGACTTGTGGCGAACCTGATTGAGTAGAAGAAAATACTCGAGCATACGATCGAGACGTGCAAGCTCACGTCCTCTGAGCCAAGGGAGAAAGTTAGCTCCCAGTGGCATAGTCATCCAGTCTTCGAGAGTCTGAGGCTCTACGACACCGAGTTCACGCAACTGCGGCCAGATTGGAATGCCTGGATAAGGGGTAAAGATATTTGGGGAGAAGCGTACATTCGGGAACTGCCTACCGATATCGGACATCGTTCGGAAGGTCTCGAGACGATCTTGTTCGGTCTCACCTGGGTAACCGAGTATGAGGTTGAATGTAACGCGTATACCCGCAAGCGATGCTTTGCGCGCGGTCTCATACATCTCATCCACTCGCTGATGGCGCTTGTTCATCAATTTGAGAACAGCCTTGGAGGTAGACTCAGTGCCGAAGCCCATATAGCTGACACCACTGTCGGCAAGTAACTGCACTTCATCCTGACTCATGCGGCAAATGAAGTCAGTGGATGCCTGAAAGGTCCAGGTGAACTTGACGCCAGAGTCGCGGATTCCCTGGGCGATAGCGATGGCGCGACGGAGGTCAACGGGGAAGTTGGAGTCAAGCAGGGCGACATTGGAGATACGGTACTGTTTGACGAGGCCCACGAGTTCGGCGACGACGTGCTCGGCAGCGTATGCGTTGAAGCGGCGTTTGTAGACCACCATGTCCGTGCAGTAGTTGCAAGCATAGGGGCAGCCAACGCTGGTGGCATACGCGAGTTCGCGTTTGCCGGAGATGCGTTCATAGCTGTCAAAGTCCGTGGCCTCGTAGGCCGGCGGTGCAAAGGCGTCGATGGGCTGGACGCGGCGCTCGAAGTTTTCGATGAGACGTCCGTTCTTCTTCCAGGAGATGCCCTGTATAAAATCGAGCGGGTTTCTGTCGGCGAGGGCCTTCGCTAATTCAACGATGGTAGCCTCGCCCTGCCCACGCACGACGATATCGACATAAGACTCACGCAGGGTGGACTCTGGACAGAGCGTCGGGTGCCAACCTCCGAAGATGACGGGGACGGTGGGTGTGTGCTCCTTGACACACTGCGCTGCTTCGATGGCGCCGCGAATCATGGGGCCCGTGAGGACTGAGATGCCGATGCAGACTGCATGCTTGCAATGTTCACGGATCTTATCGAGGTACTTTGGCTCGATTGCAGCGTCGATCAGCACAACCTCAAAGTTGGCCTCCTTCAAGGTGCCGGCAAGCGCGAGCAGAGAGAGGGGGGCACCGAGAGGCGGCCCATCATAAGGTGGATAGAAGAGAACCACCTTGCCGCGGCTTGGAGCGACGGTTTGATCGAAGGCCTCTAGCATGCGGCCTCCGCAGGTGTGTTGGCGAGGCGCTTGGCATCGACGGCGGGTTTGTGTGCCGCTGATAGGCGTTTCTTCAGCTTGTTATTGAGCCAGATCTCTACGGGGTACTTGTAGACATCATTGTCGAGGCGCCAACGGGCCGGAAGAGAGAGACTTTTTTGGGCGATGCGGGTGATGGGGCCGCGAGTGTCCGTCGCGATGGGGATACGGTCGAAGGCGATGCGGAGATAATCCCGCGTTATCTGGAGGCGCTCGTGCTCTTTGCCCTTGAGCCAGGGAAGCTGCGTGTAGCGCGGGAAGTAGTCGGCCCATCCCTCGAGTGTCTTGGGAACTTCTATGCCCATCTCTTGGGCGCGTTTCATGATGGGTGAGCCGGGATAGGGAGTGAAGATGTTCGTCCAGAACTCCGCGCCAGGAAAGCGGCGACAGACGTCCATCATGAAATTGATGGTTTCACGGCGTTCCGTCATACCCTCGCCTGGGAAGGCGAAGATGATATTGAAGGAGGGCCGGATGTCCGCGGCAAGGCAGCGTGCGGCACTCTCGTAGATCTGGTCGAAGTCCTGGAAGGTCTTATTCATCAACTGCAGGACCTTGGGGGAGCCGGAATCAACGCCCTGGCAGATTTGCTGCAATCCCGCACGGCGAAGCAATGTCAAATCCTCATGGGAGAGCCGGGCAACCATATTTGTCGTGGCTTGCACGCTCCACTTGAATTGCGACTTCTCGCGCACAAGGCCCTCCGCGATACCTCGTACACGGTCGAGATCGACCATGAAGTTATCGTCGACCACCCACAACATCTCCAACTGATAGCGCCGGGTGAGATCGACTGTCTCTTCGACGAACTGTTCGGGTGGCAGGGCGTTCCACTTGCGGCCATAGACACCGGCGTTCGTGCAGTAGCCGCAGTTGAACGGGCACGCAAGGGAGGAGGTATACATGGCCCAACGTTTGCCGCAGCCGCGCTCGTAGGCGTCGAAATCAGCAATGTGATAAGCCTTGGGAGGCATATCCATGAGTGGCTTGAGGGGGCGCTCAGGCGTCATGATGAGTTTACCGCCGCGTTTGAAACCAATGCCTGCTATGAGGTCCGGGGCAGAGTGACTCTGGAGGTGCTGCACGAGCTCAAGGAGAGCATCCTCGCCCTGCCCGCGAACGACGTAGTCCACGCAGTCAGCCTGAAGAGTCTGGTCGGGAAGAAGAGAGGGATGCCATCCGCCGAGGATAATGGGAAAATCAGGGTTCCATTCCTTAACCGCACGCGCGATCTCTACCGTCTCGCGAATCATGGGACCGGTGACGAGCGAGATGCCCAGGCAGACGGCGTCACGAACCTCTTCAAGTACACGCTGTTTGAAGTTGGGGGTGATGGTGGAGTCAATGAGAACGATGTCGAAGCCAGCTCGTATGAGCGGGGTTGCGACAGCCAGGATCCCTAGAGGCGCCGTTGCTTCTGAACTAGCGAAGGAAGGGAAGAAGAAGACGATTTTCCTGGATGAGACGGAGTTCTTGGGCATATAGACGACGCTCCTCTATTGAGATCTTGCCGTTTCGCTGTTAAGAGCGTGTCACATCGGTGTCTATGAATTGTCAGGAGTTTGTCATTTATGTCCAGAGCGAGTTGAAGGCTCTTTTCCAGGAAGTTCGTTCGTGGAAATGGTGACGAAGCGCGGACAAAGTGGTGACAAACCAATCACCCATCCTTCCTACACTTTGTTAGTCAACCGGTAATGCAGAAGATGGAAGTTTTCAGCTTCAACCAGCCAGGTGCAGGAAAGGAAAATTGTTGACGACCGAACTTCTTAAACACGGATCTCCTGAGGCGACTATCGCTCCAAAGCCAGTCACGGCAGAGGAGACACTCCTTTGCAATATGGAGTTGCCGCTCCGTGGCGTCTTTTATCCTCTTGGCTTTCCCGTCGAGATCGTCACCAATGAGCAAGCCGTTCTGGACGCCGCTAACGATAGTTGGGGCTATCTTCGTCCTCGGCAGATTGATTCTGTAGTGCAGCTCCGCATCAGTGTTAGTGAAGGAGGCGGGTCCGAGTGCCCGCCCACGCCTGCTTCTCGGGCTAACCGTCACTTGTTATCGATTGTGGCGGACGCAGACAATCAGGCGATCGTCGATCTTAAAGCAGGCTTTGCCGCCGTCTGGCTGAATCAGGCGACGATACGTCACAGTCTGTATCTTCGCTATCACTTTCTTGAAGGCGCTGCGTATGTTCTTCTCTGCACGTCAGCCGTAACAGCTCTGCACGCAGCCTGTGTCAGCCGGTACGGACGAGGTATTCTTTTGTGTGGAGACTCCGGGGCGGGCAAGTCTTCTCTGTCCTATGCCTGCGCGCGTGCCGGATGGACCTATACTTCGGACGACGCCAGTTATCTTCTACACGGCACGGATGATCCCCGGGTCGTCGGCAACTCGTATCAGGTGCGTTTTCGACCGACGGCCAAGACACTCTTTCCAGAGCTGGAAGGTCGTGCACTCACTCCACGAGCAGAGGGTAAACCCTCCATTGAAGTTCCTACCTCCGAGTTGCCCGGGCTCATTACCGCGAGCGAGGCGAGAATCGACTTTATCGTCTACCTCAATCGAGGGTCGTCAGAGACGGGAGAACTGCTACCGCTACCCGATGGCGTTGCGATAGAGCGCATTCGAGAAAATTTATATCCCATCGCCGAAATTCGTGCGATCCATGAAGAGGCGGTGCAGGTACTATCAGGCGTTCCTGCCTATGAACTGCGATACCGCGACTTCGATCACGCCATCGGACAACTCGACCGGCTGGTCCGCTCCCACGCGTAGGCTCCAGGTTCTGGACCACAGGCGAGGACACGCCAGCCGGCCTCGCGCGCGGCTGCCATGATCTCCACAGCCGAACGTTTATGTCAGATCTAGCGCTTGCTGATTTCAGTGCCGGCCCCGTATCGCAGGCCATCAACGATCAGCTCGACCATTCTTTTCGCATAAGCGGTCCCTTCGCCGTGAGGGCCCTGACACAGCGTTGCCACGGCTCGAAGCAGCTCGCCAGCCTGGATGCCGGGGCGCACCGCTCCTGCTGTAACCGCCGCATCCAGCAAACCTTCCAGCACTGGCCTGAGGTGTTTGTCAAAGTAGGCGGGCAGCGCGCTGTAAGCCGGATCGCCTGAGTGCAGCGCTTTTGCAAGCCCTCGCTTCGTAGCAATGAAGTCGACAAAGCGTTGCATCCAGCGAGCCAACGCCTCGCCCGGCTCGTACTTTTTCGCTATGGCAACGGCCGCCTCTGCGCAGGTGTCCACCTGACTCTGAAAAACAGCCACGATGAGATCCGAGCGCTGCGGAAAATGCCGGTAGACCGTGCCAAGGCCCACGCCCGCTTTTTCCGCGATCTCGCGGACAGGCGCGTCTACTCCTGACTCTGCAAAAACCTCCATCGCCGCCTGAAGAAGGGAACTCATCTTGCGCTGTCCATCGGCGCGCATCTGGCGAGGCTTGCCGCCATCGGGGCTCGGATGATCCGTATTTGCTGGAGTTCTTTTTGGCATAAGTAGCGGCTTGCAAGTGGAACAATGTTCCGTTTAGTATCTGGAACGTGGTTCCGTCTGTGCCTTCCAGAATATCAGGGCAACCGGGCATTCCAGGCTGGCATTCGTCTTTCCATCCGTAGCGGCTTGCAAACGGAACCGTGTTCCGTTTAGTATCTGGAACATGGTTCCGGATAGTAGGAGCTCAGCCGCAAACCGTAAAGGAGGATCACATGCAGGACAAACAGGTCGCCCTGATCACCGGGGCCAACAAGGGAATTGGACTTCAAATCGCGAAGGATCTTGCGAAACATGGCCTCACCGTACTCGTCGGCTCGCGCAACCTCGAGAATGGCGAGAGGGCGGCAAAGAGCATTGGAGAAGGTGCCCGCGCCCTTCAGCTGGATGTCACGGATTCGGCATCGATCGTCGCTGCAGCCGATCTCATCCGGAATGAGTTCGGTCGGCTTGACGTGCTCGTAAACAATGCCGGCATCACGAGCGTGGTGCCGCCGGGTACTTCGTTCGAGGAACGCATGAAGACGAATATTCCCAGTAGCTCGCCGCTCGACAACGTACGTGGGGTCTTTGAGACGAATGTCTTTGGCGTAATCGCTGTTACACAGGCGATGCTGCCGCTGCTTCGCGAGGCGCCGGCGGGACGCATCGTTAACCTGGGAAGCTCGTCCGGTTCGCTGACTCTGAACTCAAATCCCAGCTATGAATATCGTCATGTCTTCGGAGCCGCTTACAGTCCGTCGAAGACAGCCCTGCATGCGATCTCGCTGGCCTTCGCGCTTGAACTGGAAAAGACCAACATCAAGGTCAACGTTGCCTGCCCAGGCTACACGGCGACCGATCTGAACAACTTCCGTGGCATACGCACGGTCGAACAGGGCGCTCGTGAAGCCGTACGTCTCGCGCTGCTTGGTCCGGATGGTCCAACCGGCACATTCTCGGACGAGGACGGCCCTGTGTCCTGGTAATGTATGCGGTCAGACTCTGACGCCCTGTGTTTACAGGGTGATCGCAACCGCTATCTGGATGTCAACCGCGCACATCGGTAAAGGAGATGATCATGCAGAACCAACCTGTCGCCCTGGTAACCGGGGCCAATCAAGGAATCGGTCTTCAAATCGCAAAGGATCTGGTGGCACACGGTTTCACTGTGCTTGTCGGGTCGCGCAATGTCGAACGCGGCGAGGCCGCAGCCAACACGATCGACGGAGACGCCCGCGCTCTCCAACTCGACGTGACGGATCAGGCTTCGATTGCCGCGGCGGCGGAGCGCATCCGAAAGGAGTTTGGCCGCCTCGATGTACTCATCAACAACGCGGCTATCTCGAATACAAGTAAGCTGCCCGGCATGTCCATTCAGGAGTACGCGAAGACGACCCGGCCGAGCGCTGTGTCCCTCGATGAAATGCGTGCGGTGTGGGAGACCAATGTGTTCGGCGTCATCGCTCTTACCCAGGCGATGCTGCCGCTTCTGCGCGAGGCGCCGGCAGCCCGCATCGTCAACGTCTCGAGCGGCGTTGGCTCGTTGACTGCGAACGCGGATCCGGCCTTCCCCTGGCGCTCGATCTTCGGTCCTGTCTACCCCGCGTCCAAGACGGCTCTCAACGCTATCACGCTCGCCTTCGCGATCGAGCTGGAGCCGACGGGAATCAAGGTCAACGCCGTCTCCCCGGGCTTCACCAAGACGAACCTCAACGGCTATGAGGGGACGGAGACTGTCGAGCAAGGTGCCGCCGAAGCGGTGCGCGTTGCGCTGCTCGGGCCGGAGGGTCCGACGGGTACCTTCACCCGCACAGGAGGCGTGATCCCGTGGTGATGTAGTCTCAAGCGCACGGCCGAAGGGGGCCAGAAAGATTCGGCGGAAGAAACTAAGCGTTCCGATGGCCGCGCTCCTGGCGTTGAAGATCATGAGCAGGCGAGCGTCATCCTTTCTAGCGTGCCGGGGACGATCAATTGTCGGTTCGAATACAGCGCTGTCAGCATAGTGGTCTTCCATGATCGCGCGGGGGGAGGCCCGGCCTCAGAGATATCCGTAACTTTATGCTCTGGACTGCTCGGCAAAGGCCGAATACATCGTGCCCCCAAACCGCGATGGATGTGTCGCCAGTCTCTCCACACGCTCCACTCCTGACTCACGGAAGAGTTCGCGAAGCCTTTCGAAGTCGACCGGATAGGGTCCCCACGGATTTGGTCTGGATCGCTCATACTCCACAATCAGGAAGCGATCTGTCACGGACAAAAGCCTTCTCAAAAACAGGTGTTGCTCCTGAATGAAGTGCAGAGAGTTTGCCATGAGAACTCCATCGACCGATGGAAGGCGGAGGCTCGGGCTCCGCAGATCTCCCAGGATCTTACGAATCTCGACTCCGTCATACTGATCCGGAATTCTCTCCAGCGCTCTCTGGTCCAGATCGACGGCATGAATCGTGCTCCCGGGAGCCAGCAACTGCGCAAGCGCGGTTGTGAACGTTCCGCTGCCGCAACCAAGATCGCACCACGATTGCGGTCGCGACCATTCGATGAGGGGTGTGCGAATCAGCGCCGTGGCCTGACTGGTCTTCATCTCTCCACTGTACTTTTAGCTGACGCGAGGCCGGCTTGCCGTTACAGTTTCAGCGTCACCACCGCGTTATCGACCACGGTGTTCCACCTGGCATCCTCGTTGCCGTAGGCGTCGTGCCAGCGCCACCACTTGTAACGAGGCGTCTTCGGATAGCCCTCGGGAGAGTCCTCCCAATCCTCTTGCCGTCCTAATGGCGTGACGTCCAGGTAGTTCCACACACTGCCCATGGCTTCATCGCCGCGATTGTTGATGAAGTATGTGCGGAAGATCTTGTCGTTCTCGTCGCGGAAGAAGACGTTGTGCCCGTGCCACTGGTCGACGCCGAAGTCCTTATCGAAGTCGTCGGTGAGGGTGTACCAGGGGATTTTGTCCCAGCCCATGCGCTGTTTCAAGCGGGCAAGGTTTTCCTGCGATCCGCGCGAGGCGTAGGCCAGCGTGGTATCCCGCGCGTGCAGGTGCGAGAGGTGCGAGACCTGGTCTGCGCCGAGCGAGCAACCAACGCAGGCGTGGTCGGGCCAGCCATAGACATTGGAATCGTAGAAGGCGCGATAGAGTACGAGTTGCCGCCGGCCGTCGAAGAGATCGAGCAGCGAGACCTTTCCTTGCGGACCTTCGAAGACGTACTCTTTCTCGACCGCGAGCCACGGCATCCGCCGCCGCGCCGCCGCCAGCACATCGTGCAAGCGGGTGTGCTCCTTCTCTTTGACCAGCATCTCCTGCCACTCCTTCTGCCACTCCTCAGCCGACACGACCGGGGGCTTCTTCATCGCTGCGATCTGCTCATTGCTGTTCATGACTTCCTCCCTGTTCGCGCTTGCGCGCTTTCCTGTTCCAGAACTTCGTCACGGCGAGCGCGGAAACACTGCCTGTCGAGACAGCGCCCGCGGCAATCCATATCGCGATCCCTGCACAGAAGGGACACATGGCTACTTGCCTGCCCGCTCCGCGGCTGCTGTGCGGATACGTCCGATCAACTGGTTCCAGCCTCCGTCCACGCCGTGCTCCTGCTCGCCCACCCAGCCCATCGCGCGATGGACGAAGTGCATGCGCGTCACTCCGTCTTCTTCGGTCAGGCGATATTGAATGTTCGAGACAGCAGGGTTGGACATAAAGAGCGGCCCTGAAATTTCGAGCAGCGATGGAGTCTTGATGGCCTGTACCGTGCCCCAGAAGTGGCCGGTATTGTTGCCCAGGTCGCGATACCAGCGCCCGCCGGGCCAGGCCTCAAGCACCATTGGCATCGGCTTCTCTGGAGTGGAGTTCAACGGTCCCATCTGTTCGAGAATCGTCTCAAAGACGATCTCGATGGGGGCGGCGATCTCCTCTTCCTTGATGATCTCGAAGGCGTGCAATACGCCTTCCATTACGGTGGCTGCCATTATTCCTCCTCCTTTGGGTTTGAGCCCTCGTCCAGGCGAATCATTCGTTCCAGCGCCTTGCGCTCGGCGCGCTGCTTGATCTGGTCGACCTGATGCGTCCAATAGCGCTCGAAGACCTTCACCCAATCGTGCACCGGCTTCAGGCCCGCAGCGTTAAGGCGATACATGCGATGTTGCCCGCGCTTGACCACCGTCACCACGCCGGCCTTGCGCAAGGCACCCAGGTGCTTGGAAACAGCAGGCTGGGCAATCTTCATACGCAGGACGATCTCGTTGACGGCGTACTCATGGCCGTCAGACAGCACGGTGATGACCTCGCGCCGCCGTGGTTCGGCAATAGCGCTGAAGACATCCGTCGGGTAGGCCTTTCGCGTCATGGACTCAATATATTCCGATTTAGGAATATGTCAAGGAGCAAAAAAAGGATAATTTCAAGGCCTTCGAGTGTGAAAGGGACAGCTTCCAGTCTCGGGCGAATTGTCATCCGGAAGTGCGTATTGCTTCCACTCACGATTGGTGGGTTGACCATAAAAGCCTATGTCTGGATGGACAGACATTTCGTCATAGGACAGCATCCGCCTGTGTATCC encodes:
- a CDS encoding B12-binding domain-containing radical SAM protein, which gives rise to MPDLLLTHGYFLFDDPKEIQIMKPYAPLGILYLCSHLRARGFDVDVFDTTFSSKPDLIHHLRTETPTVLGIYANLMTRTNAVEIMAVAREAGWRVVVGGPEPGAYAQEYLESGAEFVVFGEGEATMEELLTALRARADQTDAGWRSKIAGVAFLDESGHYHQNPPRAQIADLDAQPWPARHAIDLHRYVDTWRTHHQQGSVNFITARGCPYKCRWCSHQVYGQTHRRRDPLKVVDELEFLLHEYTPDIAWISDDVFTINHDWIRKYAGEMRRRNIHIPFECISRADRLNEEMLDLLAELGCFRIWIGSESGSQRLLDSMDRGVKVEQVQRAIEQTRARNIQSGMFLMWGYEGEEMEDIEATIHHVSKSKPDIFFTTVSYPIKGTPYYQQIQSKLVQLGPWGKSSDREIKIKGRHSRAYYAHADKLLRDEVELAKLTDGGGQDIALINNLAQSITASRQGLLATQYEVEA
- a CDS encoding B12-binding domain-containing radical SAM protein; the encoded protein is MLEAFDQTVAPSRGKVVLFYPPYDGPPLGAPLSLLALAGTLKEANFEVVLIDAAIEPKYLDKIREHCKHAVCIGISVLTGPMIRGAIEAAQCVKEHTPTVPVIFGGWHPTLCPESTLRESYVDIVVRGQGEATIVELAKALADRNPLDFIQGISWKKNGRLIENFERRVQPIDAFAPPAYEATDFDSYERISGKRELAYATSVGCPYACNYCTDMVVYKRRFNAYAAEHVVAELVGLVKQYRISNVALLDSNFPVDLRRAIAIAQGIRDSGVKFTWTFQASTDFICRMSQDEVQLLADSGVSYMGFGTESTSKAVLKLMNKRHQRVDEMYETARKASLAGIRVTFNLILGYPGETEQDRLETFRTMSDIGRQFPNVRFSPNIFTPYPGIPIWPQLRELGVVEPQTLEDWMTMPLGANFLPWLRGRELARLDRMLEYFLLLNQVRHKSGVSNIQKRIARLVSRPIRWRLDSSQFSFPWELWLSHVSEYLVRRRSLVTGQPLPVLTPASKQEPANVC
- a CDS encoding B12-binding domain-containing radical SAM protein, whose protein sequence is MPKNSVSSRKIVFFFPSFASSEATAPLGILAVATPLIRAGFDIVLIDSTITPNFKQRVLEEVRDAVCLGISLVTGPMIRETVEIARAVKEWNPDFPIILGGWHPSLLPDQTLQADCVDYVVRGQGEDALLELVQHLQSHSAPDLIAGIGFKRGGKLIMTPERPLKPLMDMPPKAYHIADFDAYERGCGKRWAMYTSSLACPFNCGYCTNAGVYGRKWNALPPEQFVEETVDLTRRYQLEMLWVVDDNFMVDLDRVRGIAEGLVREKSQFKWSVQATTNMVARLSHEDLTLLRRAGLQQICQGVDSGSPKVLQLMNKTFQDFDQIYESAARCLAADIRPSFNIIFAFPGEGMTERRETINFMMDVCRRFPGAEFWTNIFTPYPGSPIMKRAQEMGIEVPKTLEGWADYFPRYTQLPWLKGKEHERLQITRDYLRIAFDRIPIATDTRGPITRIAQKSLSLPARWRLDNDVYKYPVEIWLNNKLKKRLSAAHKPAVDAKRLANTPAEAAC
- a CDS encoding aldolase, which encodes MTTELLKHGSPEATIAPKPVTAEETLLCNMELPLRGVFYPLGFPVEIVTNEQAVLDAANDSWGYLRPRQIDSVVQLRISVSEGGGSECPPTPASRANRHLLSIVADADNQAIVDLKAGFAAVWLNQATIRHSLYLRYHFLEGAAYVLLCTSAVTALHAACVSRYGRGILLCGDSGAGKSSLSYACARAGWTYTSDDASYLLHGTDDPRVVGNSYQVRFRPTAKTLFPELEGRALTPRAEGKPSIEVPTSELPGLITASEARIDFIVYLNRGSSETGELLPLPDGVAIERIRENLYPIAEIRAIHEEAVQVLSGVPAYELRYRDFDHAIGQLDRLVRSHA
- a CDS encoding TetR/AcrR family transcriptional regulator codes for the protein MSSLLQAAMEVFAESGVDAPVREIAEKAGVGLGTVYRHFPQRSDLIVAVFQSQVDTCAEAAVAIAKKYEPGEALARWMQRFVDFIATKRGLAKALHSGDPAYSALPAYFDKHLRPVLEGLLDAAVTAGAVRPGIQAGELLRAVATLCQGPHGEGTAYAKRMVELIVDGLRYGAGTEISKR
- a CDS encoding SDR family oxidoreductase, whose product is MQDKQVALITGANKGIGLQIAKDLAKHGLTVLVGSRNLENGERAAKSIGEGARALQLDVTDSASIVAAADLIRNEFGRLDVLVNNAGITSVVPPGTSFEERMKTNIPSSSPLDNVRGVFETNVFGVIAVTQAMLPLLREAPAGRIVNLGSSSGSLTLNSNPSYEYRHVFGAAYSPSKTALHAISLAFALELEKTNIKVNVACPGYTATDLNNFRGIRTVEQGAREAVRLALLGPDGPTGTFSDEDGPVSW
- a CDS encoding SDR family oxidoreductase, whose amino-acid sequence is MQNQPVALVTGANQGIGLQIAKDLVAHGFTVLVGSRNVERGEAAANTIDGDARALQLDVTDQASIAAAAERIRKEFGRLDVLINNAAISNTSKLPGMSIQEYAKTTRPSAVSLDEMRAVWETNVFGVIALTQAMLPLLREAPAARIVNVSSGVGSLTANADPAFPWRSIFGPVYPASKTALNAITLAFAIELEPTGIKVNAVSPGFTKTNLNGYEGTETVEQGAAEAVRVALLGPEGPTGTFTRTGGVIPW
- a CDS encoding class I SAM-dependent methyltransferase codes for the protein MKTSQATALIRTPLIEWSRPQSWCDLGCGSGTFTTALAQLLAPGSTIHAVDLDQRALERIPDQYDGVEIRKILGDLRSPSLRLPSVDGVLMANSLHFIQEQHLFLRRLLSVTDRFLIVEYERSRPNPWGPYPVDFERLRELFRESGVERVERLATHPSRFGGTMYSAFAEQSRA
- a CDS encoding DUF899 domain-containing protein gives rise to the protein MNSNEQIAAMKKPPVVSAEEWQKEWQEMLVKEKEHTRLHDVLAAARRRMPWLAVEKEYVFEGPQGKVSLLDLFDGRRQLVLYRAFYDSNVYGWPDHACVGCSLGADQVSHLSHLHARDTTLAYASRGSQENLARLKQRMGWDKIPWYTLTDDFDKDFGVDQWHGHNVFFRDENDKIFRTYFINNRGDEAMGSVWNYLDVTPLGRQEDWEDSPEGYPKTPRYKWWRWHDAYGNEDARWNTVVDNAVVTLKL
- a CDS encoding SRPBCC family protein codes for the protein MAATVMEGVLHAFEIIKEEEIAAPIEIVFETILEQMGPLNSTPEKPMPMVLEAWPGGRWYRDLGNNTGHFWGTVQAIKTPSLLEISGPLFMSNPAVSNIQYRLTEEDGVTRMHFVHRAMGWVGEQEHGVDGGWNQLIGRIRTAAAERAGK
- a CDS encoding ArsR/SmtB family transcription factor, translating into MTRKAYPTDVFSAIAEPRRREVITVLSDGHEYAVNEIVLRMKIAQPAVSKHLGALRKAGVVTVVKRGQHRMYRLNAAGLKPVHDWVKVFERYWTHQVDQIKQRAERKALERMIRLDEGSNPKEEE